From Symphalangus syndactylus isolate Jambi chromosome 17, NHGRI_mSymSyn1-v2.1_pri, whole genome shotgun sequence, one genomic window encodes:
- the LOC134731297 gene encoding collagen alpha-1(I) chain-like, translating into MAGRAEAPLTSQTMGGRAEAPLTSQTGRPGRGAPHFPDGAARPRRPSIPRRGGRAEAPPHFPDGAAGPRRPSLPRRGGRAEAPLTSQTGRPGRGAPHFPDGAAGPRRPSLPRLGRPAEASLTSQTGPPGRGAPPFPDGAARQRRPSLPTRGRRAEAPLPSQTGRPGRGAPHFFPDGAAGQRRSSLLPRQGGRAEAPLTSQTGPPGRGAPPFPDGAARQRRPSLPRRGGRAEAPLTSSQTGRPGRGAPHFFPDGAAGQRRSSLLPRRGGRAEALLTSSQTGWRPGRGAPHFPDDGWLGRGALHFPDDG; encoded by the coding sequence atggctggccgggcagaggcgcccctcacttcccagacgatgggtggccgggcagaggcgcccctcacttcccagacggggcggccgggcagaggcgcccctcacttcccagacggggccgcCCGGCCGAGGCGCCcctcaattcccagacggggcggccgggccgaggcgccccctcacttcccagacggggcggccgggccgaggcgcccctcacttcccagacggggcggccgggccgaggcgcccctcacttcccagacggggcggccgggccgaggcgcccctcacttcccagacggggcggccgggccgaggcgtccctcacttcccagactgggccGCCCGGCCGAGGCgtccctcacttcccagactgggccGCCCGGCCGAGGCGcccctcccttcccagacggggcCGCCCGGCAGAGGCGCCCCTCCCTTCCCACACGGggccgccgggcagaggcgcccctcccttcccagacggggcggccgggcagaggcgcccctcacttcttcccagacggggcggctgggcagaggcgctcctcacttcttcccagacagggcggccgggccgaggcgcccctcacttcccagacggggccgcccggcagaggcgcccctcccttcccagacggggccgcccggcagaggcgcccctcccttcccagacggggcggccgggcagaggcgcccctcacttcttcccagacggggcggccgggcagaggcgctcctcacttcttcccagacggggcggccgggcagaggcgctcctcacttcttcccagacggggcggccgggcagaggcgctcctcacttcttcccagacggggtggcggccgggcagaggcgctcctcacttcccagacgatgggtggctgggcagaggcgctcttcacttcccagacgatgggtga
- the LOC134733207 gene encoding uncharacterized protein produces the protein MFLSGSPGAWPSNWNISSPALKLQLEYQLNINSSPGLRLQDPQIGKSVPRRVCGCKTVKPEHQLLPGSTAARPSNQNISSSPGLRLQEPQTGISAPPRVRGCKSLEPEHQRLPESTAARPSNRNISSSPGPRLREPQTGTSAPPRVRGCETLKLEHQLLPGSVAARHPNRNISSSPGLRLQDPQSETSAAPRVCGCKTPKAKHQLLPGSAAARAPQTGTSATLWVCCCTTLKLKNHLLPGSMPARLSNRHIIPSPGQWRHDPQLKHQLLPGTAAARPQNRNISSSPGLQPQDPQTGTSAPPRVCGCNTPKQEHQLLPRYAAARRPNRNISSPPGLQLNGPQTGTSAPHQISSCTALKQEHQLPTGSPAARPYNCNISFPPGSPAAQPYNWNISSLPGLQLHGPQTGTSAPRPSNCNWNMSSTSGPLQVCSCKTLKPEHQLLAGSPAARSSKQNIGYTPGLRLQHPQTRTSAPRRVCGCTTIKPEHQLLPGVCGCTTLKAEHQLLAGSAAAPPSNQNISSSPGPLLQDPQTRTSAPPGVCGCRTLKPEHQPLPGSWAARHSNRTSAPSWVCSCTTLKL, from the exons ATGTTCCTCTCTGGGTCTCCAGGTGCATGGCcatcaaactggaacatcagctctccGGCCCTCAAACTGCAACTGGAATATCAGCTCAACATCAACTCCTCTCCAG gtctgcggctgcaagaccctcaaataGGAAAATCAGTTCCTCGCCGGGTCTGTGGCTGCAAGACCGtcaaaccagaacatcagctcctccccgggtccacggctgcaagaccctcaaaccagaacatcagctcttccccgggtctgcggctgcaagagcCTCAAACCGGAATATCAGCTCCTCCCCGAGTCCGCGGCTGCAAGAGCCTTGAACCGGAACATCAGCGCCTCCCTGAGTCCACGGCTGCgagaccctcaaaccggaacatcagctcctccccgggtccgcGGCTGCGAGaacctcaaaccggaacatcagctcctccccgggtccgcGGCTGCGagaccctcaaactggaacatcagctcctccctgggtccGTGGCGGCAAGACacccaaaccggaacatcagctcctccccgggtctgcggctgcaagacccccaAAGTGAAACATCAGCTGctccccgggtctgcggctgcaagacccccaAAGCGAAACATCAGCTGctccccgggtctgcggctgcaagagccccccaaaccggaacatcagctacTCTGTGGGTCTGCTGCTGCACAACCCTCAAACTGAAAAATCACCTCCTTCCTGGATCTATGCCAGCAAGACTCTCGAACCGGCACATCATCCCCTCCCCAGGTCAGTGGCGGCACGACCCTCAACTGAAACATCAGCTCCTTCCCGGGACTGCGGCTGCACGACCCcaaaaccggaacatcagctcctccccgggtctgcaGCCGCAAGACCCCCAAacaggaacatcagctcctccccgggtctgcggctgcaataCTCCAAAacaggaacatcagctcctccccaggtaTGCGGCTGCAAGACgcccaaaccggaacatcagctccccgCCGGGTCTCCAGCTGAAcggccctcaaactggaacatcagctccccaCCAGATCTCCAGCTGCACAGCTCTCAAACAGGAACATCAGCTCCCCACCGGGTCTCCAGCAGCACGGCCCTACAACTGCAACATCAGCTTCCCCCCCGGGTCTCCAGCTGCACAGCCCTacaactggaacatcagctccctcccaggtctccagctgcacggccctcaaactggaacatcagctccccgGCCCTCAAACTGCAACTGGAATATGAGCTCAACATCAGGTCCTCTCCAGGTCTgcagctgcaagaccctcaaaccagaacatcagctcctcgcCGGGTCTCCGGCTGCACGATCTTCAAAGCAGAACATCGGCTACACTCCGGGCCTGCGGCTGCAACACCctcaaaccagaacatcagctcctcgccgggtctgcggctgcacgaccatcaaaccggaacatcagctcctccccggggtCTGCGGCTGCACAACCCTCAAAGCAGAACATCAGCTACTCgccgggtctgcggctgcaccaccctcaaaccagaacatcagctcctcccctggTCCGCTGCTGCAAGACCCccaaaccagaacatcagctcctcccggGGTATGCGGCTGCaggaccctcaaaccggaacatcagcccCTCCCCGGGTCATGGGCTGCACGACACTCAAACCGAACATCAGCTCCttcctgggtctgcagctgcacGACTCTCAAACTGTAA